Proteins from a single region of Candidatus Poribacteria bacterium:
- the lepA gene encoding translation elongation factor 4 has translation MPTNLQHIRNFCILGHIDHGKSTLSDRLLEHTNTLTERDMREQVLDLMDLERERGITIKATAVKLHYPADDGNRYELNLIDTPGHVDFTYEVSRSLAACEGAILIVDAAQGVEAQTLANAYLAIDNDLEIIPVVNKIDLPTAQPDEARRQIEEVIGIPADDALLVSAKMGTGIPPILEAIVNRIPAPVGETEAPLKALVLDSVYNNYRGVIMYTRIFDGSVKLGERIQLMETRRSYEVEEVGIFTPEMQPTTELRTGAVGYLIAGIREIDKAKIGDTITHHTKPTATPLPGYREMKPLVFSGLYPADTNQFHALREALDRLRLNDSSFNFEPETSVALGFGFRCGFLGLLHMEIIHERLEREFGLELVRTAPSVMYRVHLKTGGHVPVDNPAHLPEPNDIERIEEPYVNIDIIVPREYIGNAMELCQKRRGVYKRMNQLDASRVQLLYELPLSEMLMDFYPKLKSLTRGYGSLEYDIGEYKTEKLVKLDVLLNGKPVDALSTILPRDEAETRGKVLVSKLQALIPRQMFEVPVQAAIGNKIVARETVRALRKNVTAKCYGGDVTRKRKLLERQKEGKKRLKQIGEVDVPQEAFMAMLATDE, from the coding sequence ATGCCAACGAATCTTCAACACATACGGAATTTCTGTATTTTAGGACACATCGATCACGGGAAAAGCACGCTGAGCGACAGGCTTCTCGAGCACACGAACACACTCACTGAGCGCGATATGCGCGAACAGGTGCTTGACTTGATGGATCTGGAACGCGAACGCGGTATTACCATTAAAGCAACCGCTGTCAAACTTCACTATCCCGCTGACGATGGAAACCGCTACGAACTCAACCTGATTGACACACCCGGACACGTCGATTTCACGTACGAGGTCTCTCGTAGTCTCGCTGCGTGCGAAGGTGCGATCTTAATTGTCGATGCCGCCCAAGGTGTCGAAGCACAAACCCTTGCAAACGCTTATCTCGCGATTGACAACGACCTTGAGATTATTCCCGTCGTCAATAAAATCGACTTGCCAACGGCACAACCCGACGAAGCCAGACGGCAGATAGAAGAGGTCATCGGTATTCCGGCTGACGATGCACTTCTCGTTAGCGCGAAAATGGGAACCGGTATTCCCCCCATATTGGAAGCAATTGTCAACCGGATCCCCGCACCCGTGGGTGAGACTGAAGCCCCATTGAAGGCACTCGTGCTTGACTCCGTCTATAATAACTACCGCGGGGTCATCATGTACACCCGAATCTTCGACGGCAGTGTGAAGTTGGGAGAGAGAATTCAACTCATGGAGACGAGACGCTCCTATGAAGTTGAGGAGGTCGGCATCTTCACCCCAGAAATGCAACCGACTACAGAACTTCGCACGGGTGCAGTCGGTTATCTCATTGCGGGCATCCGAGAGATTGACAAGGCGAAAATTGGGGATACAATCACACACCATACAAAACCGACAGCGACACCACTTCCGGGTTACCGAGAAATGAAACCGCTTGTATTCAGTGGTCTCTACCCAGCAGACACGAACCAATTTCATGCGCTGCGCGAGGCACTCGATAGACTACGCCTGAACGATTCCTCTTTCAATTTTGAGCCTGAAACATCCGTTGCGCTCGGCTTCGGATTTCGGTGCGGCTTTCTCGGATTGCTTCACATGGAGATTATTCATGAACGCCTTGAACGGGAATTTGGCCTTGAGCTTGTCCGTACCGCCCCGAGCGTGATGTATCGGGTCCACCTGAAAACGGGTGGACATGTACCGGTCGACAACCCCGCGCACCTCCCAGAACCAAATGACATCGAACGAATTGAGGAACCGTATGTCAATATTGACATAATAGTTCCGCGCGAGTATATTGGAAATGCAATGGAACTTTGTCAGAAGCGTCGGGGTGTATATAAGCGGATGAACCAATTGGACGCAAGTCGTGTGCAATTGCTCTACGAGCTTCCACTCAGTGAAATGCTAATGGACTTCTATCCGAAACTTAAATCGTTGACACGCGGTTACGGTTCGTTAGAATATGACATCGGGGAATACAAAACCGAAAAACTTGTCAAATTAGATGTCCTGCTGAATGGAAAACCTGTAGACGCGCTTTCGACGATTTTGCCACGAGACGAGGCAGAAACCCGTGGAAAGGTGTTAGTGTCAAAGTTGCAAGCGTTAATTCCGCGGCAGATGTTTGAGGTTCCAGTTCAAGCCGCAATTGGAAATAAGATTGTTGCACGCGAAACAGTACGCGCACTCCGAAAGAACGTCACTGCGAAATGCTACGGCGGCGATGTGACACGGAAACGGAAATTGCTTGAAAGACAGAAGGAGGGCAAAAAACGGCTCAAACAGATCGGTGAGGTTGATGTCCCCCAAGAAGCATTCATGGCAATGCTTGCAACTGATGAGTAG
- the lepB gene encoding signal peptidase I encodes MKKNTQKRTQVPEPKLAKQKRLHKSKVHECIKQIIVSLIFVFGFINPFIVQAYRIPSGSMEDTLLVGDQILLCKFIYGVKIPGTDIKIFDFHEPTRGDVVVFIPAHDERHFIKRIVAVEGDTVETRDDTLYVNDEVVDDSTYTKHLRFSPFRKDFPPFRYPEYLPTGENYDDYTLTESQFRRKFPEGKPFTVPKGMVFAMGDNRDQSSDSRFWGPVAVDTIKGQAFMIVFSFDNRPAKLWEPWKMIGNIRFNRIGKLIPSESDTFKVN; translated from the coding sequence ATGAAGAAGAATACACAAAAACGCACACAAGTCCCTGAACCCAAATTAGCCAAACAGAAAAGACTCCACAAATCAAAGGTTCATGAGTGTATAAAGCAAATTATTGTTTCACTCATTTTTGTTTTCGGTTTCATAAATCCCTTTATTGTTCAAGCGTATAGAATCCCTTCTGGATCCATGGAAGATACACTCCTCGTCGGCGATCAGATTCTGCTGTGCAAGTTTATCTATGGGGTCAAGATCCCCGGCACAGATATAAAAATTTTTGACTTTCACGAACCGACACGCGGTGATGTCGTCGTTTTTATTCCAGCACATGACGAGCGACATTTTATCAAGCGCATTGTAGCCGTTGAGGGAGATACCGTTGAAACGCGTGATGATACACTTTATGTGAACGACGAAGTCGTTGACGACAGCACCTATACGAAGCATCTGAGGTTCAGCCCTTTCAGAAAGGATTTCCCACCGTTCCGGTACCCTGAATATCTTCCGACCGGTGAAAATTACGACGACTATACCTTGACCGAAAGTCAGTTTAGACGAAAATTTCCTGAAGGGAAGCCGTTCACTGTGCCGAAGGGCATGGTTTTCGCTATGGGCGATAATCGTGACCAGAGTAGCGATAGCCGTTTCTGGGGACCCGTCGCTGTAGATACTATTAAAGGACAAGCCTTTATGATTGTATTTTCGTTTGACAATCGTCCGGCGAAGTTATGGGAACCGTGGAAGATGATAGGCAATATCCGGTTTAATCGCATTGGTAAACTTATCCCCTCAGAATCGGACACATTCAAGGTAAACTAA